CTGCCGAACAGGGCTTAAATCAATCGTAAATGCAAGAGGAGACGCGTCATGGTAACAAGAAGGTGTTATTGGACTGCAACCGTTCTGGCGGCAATTTTTGTTGCTGGAATTCTTTATGCTCAATCATTTGAAAGCTGCGGCACCTGGCGAATTCACGACGGCAATCGGCCGCAGCCGCCGATCATTTCGCCGCCGACTTGGGGGACACAGAATGAACCCGGGCTGCCGCCCTCAGATGCCGTGGTCTTGTTCGACGGCAAGTCGCTCGACAATTGGCGCGCCATGGACGGCAGTCCGGCCAAATGGATCGTCAAGGACGGTTACATGGAGTCGGTAAGCGGTGCCGGCTATGTTCGCACCCTACTGGGTTTCGGCGACTGCCAGCTGCACATCGAATTCATGACGCCGACCCCGCCTTCGGGAACCAGCCAGGGCCGCGGTAACAGCGGCGTCTTCCTGATGGGCATTTATGAAGTGCAGGTGCTCGATTCCTACGACAATGTAACTTACGCCGACGGCCAGTGCTCGGCAATCTATGGTCAATATCCGCCCCAGGTCAATGCCTGCCGCAAGCCCGGCGAATGGCAGACCTACGACATTCTCTTCAAAGCGCCGCGCTTTGACAACGACGGCAAGCTGCTCAAACCGGCCGTCATTACCGTCTTTCACAACGGCATCTTGACGCAGGATCACGTTGAAATCATGGGACCGACGAACTGGTGCAGCCGAACACCCTACAGCAAACACCCGGACAAGCTGCCGCTGGCGCTGCAGGATCACGGCAATCCGGTTCGATACCGCAACATCTGGCTGCGCGAGCTACCCGCCTACGGTCGTGCCGATGCCCATCGTAAAGTGCTGATCTTTGGCGAGGCGCAGCTCAAAAAATATGTCGGTACCTACAGCTCGCGCGGCGGCAAAGTAACCATCACCCTCGATGATCAGCGGCAACTGCACGCCGATTTTCCCGGCGGCAGCGCCGAACACCCCATTCTGGCTGAATCCGAAACGCGATTTTACTCGCCTTTCGTCGATGCGGAATACGAGTTTGTTTTCAAGGGAGATCAGGTCGTCGGACTCAAAGTCAATGTTACGCAGGGGGGATGGGCAGAGTACCAACGCCAATGACCGTATTGCAAAAGGGGGGATAAAATGCCGGCGTAAATCGGTAGGTTTTACGTGAGCAAATTGGCTGACATGAAATCTCCTTATCGACTCTTAGAACACAACTAATGATAGGGGTCTTTATCATGGACTCTATTTTCTATTATGTCTTGGGGATAGTCGGCGCTCTCATCCTGTTGGGATATTTTATTTTTAAAGGCGTAGTGATCGTCAGGCAGGCCGAAGCGATGGTCATCGAAAGGCTGGGAAAATTCCATCGGCTGCTCTATTCCGGCTTGAATTGGATATTCCCGATTATAGATAAACCACGGGCCCTGGATTGGCG
The candidate division KSB1 bacterium DNA segment above includes these coding regions:
- a CDS encoding DUF1080 domain-containing protein — translated: MVTRRCYWTATVLAAIFVAGILYAQSFESCGTWRIHDGNRPQPPIISPPTWGTQNEPGLPPSDAVVLFDGKSLDNWRAMDGSPAKWIVKDGYMESVSGAGYVRTLLGFGDCQLHIEFMTPTPPSGTSQGRGNSGVFLMGIYEVQVLDSYDNVTYADGQCSAIYGQYPPQVNACRKPGEWQTYDILFKAPRFDNDGKLLKPAVITVFHNGILTQDHVEIMGPTNWCSRTPYSKHPDKLPLALQDHGNPVRYRNIWLRELPAYGRADAHRKVLIFGEAQLKKYVGTYSSRGGKVTITLDDQRQLHADFPGGSAEHPILAESETRFYSPFVDAEYEFVFKGDQVVGLKVNVTQGGWAEYQRQ